A stretch of the Actinotalea sp. JY-7876 genome encodes the following:
- a CDS encoding class I SAM-dependent methyltransferase, with amino-acid sequence MGADEDPWSAVAEGWSQLWGPSGAPVWPVLLGTTGVGPGTRLLDVGCGSGELLRAARGRGGDAVGVDPAPGMARRAARHAPGAVVIASADDLPFPDATFDVVTCVNALHLADDVDDALAEAVRVLRPDGWVALAGWAEGSRNDLQRIEAAVARRAGDDVPPDGLLHREGGFEELLRDAGLAPVAAGLVEVPWQVPDDDALVRGVLLGEDAAGLADARAMVVEAARPFRSPDGGYRLVNRYRWAVARA; translated from the coding sequence ATGGGCGCGGACGAGGACCCGTGGTCGGCGGTGGCCGAGGGCTGGTCGCAGCTGTGGGGCCCCAGCGGCGCGCCCGTGTGGCCGGTGCTGCTGGGGACGACCGGTGTCGGCCCGGGCACGCGCCTGCTCGACGTCGGCTGCGGGAGCGGGGAGCTGCTCCGCGCGGCGCGCGGCCGCGGTGGCGACGCGGTCGGCGTCGACCCGGCGCCGGGCATGGCGCGGCGCGCGGCCCGGCACGCGCCCGGGGCGGTCGTGATCGCCTCGGCGGACGACCTGCCCTTCCCCGACGCGACGTTCGACGTCGTCACGTGCGTCAACGCGCTGCACCTGGCCGACGACGTCGACGACGCCCTCGCCGAAGCCGTCCGGGTCCTGCGGCCGGACGGCTGGGTGGCGCTCGCGGGCTGGGCCGAGGGCTCGCGCAACGACCTGCAGCGGATCGAGGCCGCGGTCGCGCGCCGCGCGGGCGACGACGTCCCGCCCGACGGCCTGCTCCACCGGGAGGGCGGGTTCGAGGAGCTGCTGCGCGACGCGGGACTGGCGCCGGTCGCGGCGGGGCTCGTCGAGGTCCCCTGGCAGGTGCCCGACGACGACGCGCTCGTGCGCGGCGTGCTCCTGGGCGAGGACGCGGCGGGCCTGGCCGACGCCCGGGCGATGGTCGTCGAGGCGGCGCGCCCGTTCCGCTCGCCCGACGGCGGCTACCGGCTCGTCAACCGCTACCGGTGGGCGGTCGCGCGGGCGTGA
- a CDS encoding L,D-transpeptidase: MARARSVGRRRGPRLGAVLACVLGAVGLAGCAAEPAPAPAPTTVAPAPEASRTAPPPVAAWTPPDVDLATLPVADPWAVMPQAVADPDPGTMPSGLLVTPDTDPGIALYDAPRGAPFALLPLVQYQGVTSYPVVAQQGDWYQVLLTVRRGLPSQVGPDGVNEATGWVHADDVLTSSTDYRITASLGTGEVVLHRGEEEVARTVTGFGTPETPTPLGRTFVMSIAPDPGARYSPVFVYFGSHSPTLDEFNGGPAPIAIHAYATYSGPISNGCLRVPADALAPFADVPLGTPVLVTA; this comes from the coding sequence GTGGCACGAGCACGCTCCGTGGGGCGACGTCGGGGCCCGCGCCTCGGCGCCGTCCTCGCCTGCGTGCTCGGGGCGGTCGGGCTCGCGGGGTGCGCGGCCGAGCCGGCGCCGGCGCCGGCGCCGACCACCGTCGCGCCCGCCCCCGAGGCGTCGCGCACCGCGCCACCACCCGTCGCGGCGTGGACCCCGCCCGACGTCGACCTCGCGACCCTGCCGGTGGCCGACCCCTGGGCCGTGATGCCGCAGGCCGTGGCCGACCCGGACCCCGGGACGATGCCGAGCGGCCTGCTCGTCACCCCGGACACCGACCCCGGGATCGCGCTGTACGACGCCCCGCGCGGCGCACCGTTCGCGCTGCTCCCCCTGGTCCAGTACCAGGGCGTGACCTCTTACCCGGTGGTCGCGCAGCAGGGCGACTGGTACCAGGTGCTGCTCACGGTGCGGCGCGGTCTGCCGAGCCAGGTGGGCCCGGACGGCGTCAACGAGGCCACGGGCTGGGTGCACGCCGACGACGTCCTGACGAGCTCCACGGACTACCGGATCACGGCGTCCCTGGGCACGGGCGAGGTGGTGCTGCACCGCGGCGAGGAGGAGGTCGCCCGGACGGTGACGGGGTTCGGCACCCCGGAGACGCCGACCCCGCTGGGCCGCACGTTCGTCATGTCGATCGCGCCGGACCCGGGCGCCCGGTACTCACCGGTGTTCGTGTACTTCGGCTCGCACTCGCCCACGCTGGACGAGTTCAACGGCGGGCCGGCGCCGATCGCGATCCACGCCTACGCGACCTACAGCGGGCCGATCTCGAACGGGTGCCTGCGCGTGCCGGCCGATGCCCTGGCGCCGTTCGCCGACGTACCCCTCGGCACGCCGGTGCTCGTCACCGCCTGA
- a CDS encoding SPFH domain-containing protein, producing MSETVPPPQASVGGDPAGRPVGHSGARVDVAERLAWSLGTGPALLVILAALVMIGACVPLFIAADGGEDLAGVLGIVLALVGLVLLTSVAVISPGQTRVVQLFGRYIGTIRRTGLVLTVPLTTRKKVSVRVRNFETNELKVNDADGNPINIAAIVVWQVADTAKATFAVEDYADFVRVQSESALRHVAMSHPYDQADAGEESLRGATDLVSAEIATEVAARVVIAGLEVIEARISNLAYAPEIAHAMLQRQQAGAIIAARERIVDGAVGMVESALNRLEADGIVDLDDERRAAMVSNLLVVLCGQSGATPVVNTGSLYT from the coding sequence ATGTCCGAGACCGTCCCCCCACCGCAGGCCTCCGTCGGCGGCGACCCCGCCGGGCGCCCGGTCGGCCACTCCGGCGCGCGCGTCGACGTCGCCGAGCGCCTCGCCTGGTCGCTGGGCACGGGTCCGGCCCTCCTCGTGATCCTCGCCGCGCTCGTGATGATCGGCGCGTGCGTCCCGCTGTTCATCGCGGCCGACGGCGGCGAGGACCTGGCGGGCGTCCTGGGCATCGTCCTGGCCCTCGTGGGGCTGGTGCTGCTGACCAGCGTCGCCGTCATCAGCCCGGGGCAGACGCGCGTGGTCCAGCTCTTCGGCCGGTACATCGGCACCATCCGCCGCACCGGCCTGGTGCTCACGGTGCCGCTGACCACCCGCAAGAAGGTCTCCGTCCGCGTCCGGAACTTCGAGACCAACGAGCTCAAGGTCAACGACGCCGACGGCAACCCGATCAACATCGCGGCGATCGTCGTGTGGCAGGTCGCGGACACCGCCAAGGCGACCTTCGCCGTCGAGGACTACGCCGACTTCGTGCGGGTGCAGTCCGAGTCCGCCCTGCGCCACGTCGCGATGTCCCACCCCTACGACCAGGCCGACGCCGGCGAGGAGTCGCTGCGCGGCGCGACGGACCTGGTCTCCGCGGAGATCGCGACGGAGGTCGCGGCCCGCGTCGTCATCGCGGGCCTGGAGGTCATCGAGGCGCGGATCTCGAACCTCGCCTACGCGCCCGAGATCGCCCACGCGATGCTCCAGCGGCAGCAGGCCGGCGCGATCATCGCCGCCCGCGAGCGGATCGTCGACGGGGCGGTCGGCATGGTCGAGAGCGCGCTCAACCGGCTCGAGGCTGACGGGATCGTCGACCTCGACGACGAGCGGCGCGCCGCCATGGTGTCGAACCTGCTCGTCGTCCTGTGCGGGCAGAGCGGCGCCACCCCGGTCGTCAACACGGGGTCGCTGTACACGTGA
- a CDS encoding S9 family peptidase yields the protein MLPTDLPLLRTPGAPALSPDGTTVVVPVVAPDPETDEYVGSLWTVPVDGSRPPAPLTRGHRDTSPVWSPDGRLIAFVRAEPKGRPQLHVVEAGGGEPVRLTDAPLGVSEPRFSPDGARLAYLARVPEEGRYVAGEDPGAEAPRHITTFRYRGDGIGFFRDRPQHVFVVDVPRDGEPGEAARDLPEPVQLTSGDVDVAAPRWLPDGEALVAVAALHPGREEDLLRDAVLVEAPRTPRAAGSEPPLPRPLTDAARGSTLSVETVLPSADGRTLWLLAGDQGPSRLDFVASQTGLFTLDLAQVRARLDEPVRPTELEGAEDAGEAVLAPHVTPRRLTDAETTDLVPGLLALAGDEVLVADQRRGAVVLLAVPATGEGEPRVLVDSPAVVTGLDAAADAVVVCAASPVSSGDVLAVDRATGAVRALTDLSAPLRATGRVRTPRELTATAPDGYPVHGWVALPDPQRYGTGPHPTLLLIHGGPFAQYTHALFDEVQVLAEAGYAVVYGNPRGSAGYGRAHGRAIRRGFGTVDADDVVALLDAALADASLGLDAERVGVLGGSYGGYMTAWLTTRTDRFAAAIVERGFLDPISFVGSSDIGWFFGLEYLGGGDTPEEAAALAAQSPMAHVHRVRTPTLVIHSEQDWRCPVEQGQRWFVELKRRGVPAELLLFPGEGHELTRSGRPRHRITRFEHVLRWWAQHLPVAPSASDR from the coding sequence GTGCTTCCCACCGACCTCCCGCTGCTCCGCACGCCCGGCGCCCCGGCGCTCAGCCCGGACGGGACGACGGTCGTCGTCCCGGTCGTCGCGCCCGACCCGGAGACCGACGAGTACGTCGGCAGCCTCTGGACCGTCCCCGTCGACGGCTCGCGCCCGCCCGCGCCGCTGACCCGCGGCCACCGCGACACGTCGCCCGTGTGGTCGCCCGACGGCCGCCTGATCGCCTTCGTGCGCGCGGAGCCGAAGGGCCGCCCGCAGCTGCACGTCGTCGAGGCCGGCGGCGGCGAGCCCGTGCGGCTGACCGACGCCCCCCTCGGCGTGAGCGAGCCCCGCTTCTCCCCCGACGGCGCGCGCCTCGCCTACCTCGCGCGCGTCCCCGAGGAGGGCCGCTACGTCGCGGGCGAGGACCCGGGCGCCGAGGCGCCGCGCCACATCACGACCTTCCGCTACCGCGGCGACGGCATCGGCTTCTTCCGCGACCGCCCGCAGCACGTCTTCGTGGTCGACGTCCCGCGCGACGGCGAGCCCGGCGAGGCCGCCCGCGACCTGCCCGAGCCGGTGCAGCTCACGTCCGGAGACGTCGACGTGGCCGCGCCCCGGTGGCTGCCCGACGGCGAGGCGCTCGTGGCGGTCGCCGCCCTGCACCCGGGGCGCGAGGAGGACCTGCTGCGCGACGCCGTGCTCGTCGAGGCGCCCCGGACGCCGCGCGCCGCCGGGTCGGAGCCGCCGCTCCCCCGCCCCCTCACCGACGCCGCCCGTGGGTCGACGCTCTCGGTCGAGACCGTCCTGCCGTCCGCGGACGGGCGCACGCTGTGGCTGCTCGCGGGCGACCAGGGGCCGTCGCGCCTCGACTTCGTCGCCTCCCAGACGGGCCTGTTCACGCTCGACCTGGCGCAGGTGCGCGCCCGGCTCGACGAGCCGGTCCGGCCCACGGAGCTCGAGGGCGCCGAGGACGCCGGCGAGGCGGTCCTGGCACCGCACGTCACCCCGCGCCGCCTGACGGACGCCGAGACGACCGACCTCGTCCCCGGCCTGCTCGCGCTGGCCGGCGACGAGGTGCTGGTCGCCGACCAGCGGCGCGGCGCCGTCGTGCTACTCGCCGTGCCCGCGACGGGCGAGGGCGAGCCGCGGGTGCTGGTCGACTCGCCCGCCGTGGTGACCGGCCTGGACGCGGCGGCCGACGCCGTCGTCGTGTGCGCCGCCTCCCCGGTCTCCTCCGGGGACGTGCTCGCGGTCGACCGCGCGACCGGCGCCGTGCGCGCCCTGACGGACCTGTCCGCGCCGCTGCGCGCGACCGGCCGCGTCAGGACGCCGCGCGAGCTCACGGCGACGGCGCCCGACGGCTACCCCGTCCACGGCTGGGTCGCGCTGCCGGACCCGCAGCGCTACGGGACGGGGCCGCACCCGACGCTGCTGCTCATCCACGGCGGACCGTTCGCCCAGTACACGCACGCGCTGTTCGACGAGGTGCAGGTGCTCGCCGAGGCCGGCTACGCGGTCGTCTACGGCAACCCGCGCGGCTCCGCCGGGTACGGGCGCGCGCACGGCCGCGCGATCCGCCGCGGCTTCGGCACGGTCGACGCCGACGACGTCGTCGCGCTGCTGGACGCGGCGCTCGCGGACGCCTCGCTCGGCCTGGACGCGGAGCGCGTCGGGGTCCTCGGCGGCTCCTACGGCGGCTACATGACCGCCTGGCTGACGACGCGCACGGACCGCTTCGCCGCCGCGATCGTCGAGCGCGGCTTCCTCGACCCCATCAGCTTCGTCGGGTCGAGCGACATCGGCTGGTTCTTCGGGCTCGAGTACCTCGGCGGCGGGGACACGCCCGAGGAGGCCGCGGCGCTCGCCGCGCAGTCGCCGATGGCGCACGTGCACCGCGTGCGCACGCCGACCCTGGTGATCCACTCCGAGCAGGACTGGCGCTGCCCCGTCGAGCAGGGCCAGCGCTGGTTCGTCGAGCTCAAGCGCCGCGGCGTGCCCGCGGAGCTCCTGCTGTTCCCCGGCGAGGGGCACGAGCTCACGCGCTCGGGCCGCCCCCGCCACCGCATCACGCGCTTCGAGCACGTGCTGCGCTGGTGGGCTCAGCACCTGCCGGTCGCGCCGTCGGCGTCGGACCGGTGA
- a CDS encoding arsenate reductase ArsC: MSAAAAPGAVEAGARPSVLFVCVHNAGRSQMAAGFLTALSGGAVEVRSAGSMPAEQINPAAVEAMAEVGIDLRSERPKVLTAEAVQASDVVVTMGCGDACPYYPGTRYEDWALEDPAGRGVEAVRPIRDEIRARVLTLLAELGVPPVDA, from the coding sequence GTGAGCGCGGCCGCCGCGCCGGGCGCGGTCGAGGCCGGTGCGCGCCCGAGCGTCCTGTTCGTGTGCGTCCACAACGCCGGGCGCTCGCAGATGGCGGCGGGCTTCCTCACGGCTCTGTCGGGCGGCGCGGTCGAGGTGCGATCCGCGGGATCGATGCCCGCCGAGCAGATCAACCCGGCCGCCGTCGAGGCGATGGCGGAGGTGGGCATCGACCTCCGCTCCGAGCGCCCCAAGGTGCTCACCGCCGAGGCCGTCCAGGCGTCCGACGTGGTCGTGACCATGGGCTGCGGCGACGCGTGCCCGTACTACCCCGGCACCCGGTACGAGGACTGGGCCCTCGAGGACCCCGCCGGCCGGGGCGTCGAGGCGGTGCGCCCCATCCGCGACGAGATCCGCGCCCGCGTCCTGACGCTCCTCGCCGAGCTCGGCGTCCCCCCGGTCGACGCCTGA
- a CDS encoding ATP-dependent DNA ligase codes for MLLADVAATSTALAATRSRLAKRALLVDLLRRTAPAEVPVVARYLGGELRQRRTGLGWRSLATLPEPAAAPTLDVLAVDAAFERMAALAGPGSATARTALATELFAAATADEQRLLRGLVTGELRQGALDALLLDAVAQAAGVPADAVRRAAMLAGATEPVAAAALGAPSPQDALAALDAFTLTVGRPVRPMLAASALDVATAVAGFDGRTVVVDAKLDGIRIQVHRDGDDVGVYTRSLDDITARVPEVVDVVRALPVTTAVLDGEALALGADGRPRPFQETASRSATRDAELAGAATLTPFFFDVLHVDGRDLLGAPLRERLAVLDAIAPDHTVERVVTDDADVAQEAFARWVAAGQEGVIVKDAQAPYDAGRRGGAWVKVKPRHTLDLVVLAVERGSGRRSGLLSNIHLGARDPETGGFVMLGKTFKGMTDEMLAWQTQRFRELEVADDGWTVTLRPEQVVEIAFDGLQRSTRYPGGLALRFARVLRYRDDKTPAEADTIGTVRSLLHPGDGASA; via the coding sequence GTGCTGCTCGCCGACGTCGCCGCCACCTCGACCGCGCTCGCCGCGACCCGCTCGCGCCTCGCCAAGCGCGCACTGCTGGTCGACCTCCTGCGTCGCACCGCGCCGGCGGAGGTCCCCGTCGTGGCCCGGTACCTCGGCGGCGAGCTGCGGCAGCGGCGCACCGGCCTGGGCTGGCGATCGCTCGCGACGCTCCCCGAGCCGGCGGCCGCGCCGACGCTCGACGTGCTCGCGGTCGACGCCGCCTTCGAGCGCATGGCCGCGCTCGCCGGCCCCGGCTCCGCGACCGCCCGCACGGCGCTGGCCACGGAGCTCTTCGCCGCCGCCACGGCCGACGAGCAGCGCCTGCTCCGGGGCCTGGTGACCGGCGAGCTGCGACAGGGCGCGCTCGACGCGCTGCTGCTCGACGCGGTCGCGCAGGCCGCGGGCGTGCCGGCCGACGCCGTCCGCCGGGCCGCGATGCTCGCGGGCGCGACCGAGCCCGTCGCCGCCGCGGCGCTCGGGGCGCCGTCGCCGCAGGACGCGCTCGCCGCGCTCGACGCCTTCACGCTCACCGTCGGGCGCCCGGTCCGGCCGATGCTGGCCGCGTCGGCCCTCGACGTCGCGACCGCCGTCGCGGGGTTCGACGGCCGGACCGTCGTCGTCGACGCCAAGCTGGACGGCATCCGCATCCAGGTGCACCGGGACGGCGACGACGTCGGCGTCTACACCCGCAGCCTGGACGACATCACGGCGCGCGTCCCGGAGGTGGTCGACGTCGTGCGGGCGCTGCCCGTGACCACGGCGGTGCTCGACGGCGAGGCCCTGGCCCTGGGCGCGGACGGGCGACCGCGCCCGTTCCAGGAGACGGCGTCGCGCAGCGCGACGCGCGACGCCGAGCTCGCCGGCGCGGCGACCCTCACCCCGTTCTTCTTCGACGTGCTGCACGTCGACGGCCGCGACCTGCTGGGCGCTCCCCTGCGCGAGCGCCTCGCCGTCCTCGACGCGATCGCGCCGGACCACACGGTCGAGCGCGTGGTGACCGACGACGCCGACGTCGCCCAGGAGGCCTTCGCGCGCTGGGTCGCGGCCGGGCAGGAGGGCGTCATCGTCAAGGACGCGCAGGCGCCGTACGACGCCGGCCGGCGCGGCGGCGCGTGGGTCAAGGTCAAGCCCCGCCACACCCTCGACCTCGTGGTGCTCGCCGTCGAGCGCGGATCCGGCCGCCGCAGCGGCCTGCTCTCGAACATCCACCTCGGCGCGCGCGACCCCGAGACGGGCGGCTTCGTGATGCTGGGCAAGACGTTCAAGGGGATGACCGACGAGATGCTCGCGTGGCAGACGCAGCGGTTCCGCGAGCTCGAGGTCGCCGATGACGGGTGGACGGTGACGCTGCGGCCGGAGCAGGTCGTCGAGATCGCGTTCGACGGGCTGCAGCGCTCGACGCGCTACCCGGGCGGCCTGGCGCTGCGCTTCGCGCGCGTCCTGCGCTACCGGGACGACAAGACGCCCGCCGAGGCGGACACGATCGGCACGGTGCGGTCCCTGCTCCATCCAGGCGATGGCGCCAGCGCCTGA
- a CDS encoding ATP-dependent endonuclease produces MNAISPSQINDLLNRVRRRGYRNYLLSMDLKKVRGFVDAHVRFDFPVTALVGPNGAGKTTVLGAAGLIYADVQPRRFFARGGTYDASMQGWKVEYEVYSGGTSVPRTASYTEATADVTRSKWNRKGVARPVKVIGVSRTLPLTERTDVQRFAKGDFVGVTEESFTAEVVSAVERILGKRAADYLQVHADEQGKYSILALKPSSQASPGYSEFHFGAGEASIIRIVSEIESVEDEALILIEEVENGLHPIATRRLVEYLIAVCRRKGCQVIFTTHSNAALSPLPGEAVWSSYRGKLTQGKLDVESLRALTGEIDARLAVFAEDRFGSLVAEVTLRRFGDLTDQALDLKGVEIHALGGAAQARDQARHNNANPARRFNALALLDGDKSRQSDYLPAAREDLNIDGSPFVTFFSGTSDPEAVIVEQLADLIERNGRVLPRLTLALQMDTGHENRVGEVLRTRLLTNTDRHEIFKEIGEDLDFLGEEVTARAFVSTWANFHEAEVRAVWEPVSSHLPLLSDAA; encoded by the coding sequence ATGAACGCAATAAGCCCCAGCCAGATCAACGATTTGCTGAACCGCGTTCGGCGACGTGGATACCGGAACTACCTACTCTCGATGGATCTAAAGAAGGTACGCGGCTTTGTCGATGCCCACGTCCGGTTCGACTTTCCCGTGACAGCCCTCGTAGGGCCGAACGGCGCAGGGAAGACGACAGTCCTAGGCGCTGCGGGACTCATCTACGCTGACGTTCAACCCCGTCGGTTCTTCGCGCGAGGCGGTACGTATGATGCGTCAATGCAGGGATGGAAGGTCGAGTACGAGGTCTACTCTGGCGGCACATCCGTCCCCCGTACGGCGTCGTACACCGAAGCAACAGCCGACGTCACGCGCAGCAAGTGGAACAGGAAAGGTGTGGCACGGCCCGTGAAGGTCATCGGCGTGAGCCGCACCTTGCCCTTAACAGAACGTACCGACGTTCAGCGATTCGCAAAGGGCGACTTTGTCGGCGTCACCGAAGAATCCTTCACCGCTGAAGTTGTTTCTGCCGTCGAGCGAATCTTGGGCAAGCGCGCAGCGGACTATCTTCAGGTCCACGCAGACGAACAGGGCAAGTATTCGATCTTGGCATTGAAGCCAAGCAGCCAGGCTTCGCCGGGCTACTCGGAGTTCCATTTTGGCGCGGGTGAAGCCAGTATCATCCGGATCGTCAGCGAGATCGAGTCGGTTGAGGACGAAGCGCTCATCCTCATCGAAGAAGTCGAGAACGGCCTCCATCCCATCGCGACTCGGCGCCTCGTCGAGTACCTGATCGCGGTGTGCCGACGCAAGGGCTGCCAAGTCATCTTCACCACGCACAGCAACGCCGCTTTGAGTCCGCTGCCGGGCGAGGCCGTGTGGTCGTCCTACCGAGGAAAGCTCACGCAAGGCAAACTCGACGTCGAGTCGCTTCGCGCACTGACCGGCGAGATTGACGCACGTCTCGCGGTGTTTGCCGAAGACAGGTTTGGAAGCCTAGTCGCGGAGGTTACACTTCGGCGCTTCGGCGATCTAACGGATCAAGCGCTCGATCTTAAAGGTGTCGAAATCCACGCGCTCGGTGGCGCCGCGCAGGCCCGCGACCAAGCGCGGCACAACAACGCAAACCCGGCCCGTCGCTTCAATGCACTTGCCCTCCTGGATGGCGACAAGAGCAGGCAGTCCGACTACCTCCCAGCTGCACGCGAGGATCTCAACATCGACGGAAGCCCATTCGTGACCTTCTTCAGCGGGACCTCCGACCCGGAGGCGGTGATCGTCGAGCAACTTGCTGACCTCATAGAGAGGAACGGCCGAGTCCTACCGCGACTAACTCTCGCTCTGCAAATGGACACCGGACACGAGAATCGTGTCGGGGAAGTCCTGCGCACACGCCTGCTGACGAACACCGATCGGCACGAGATCTTTAAAGAGATCGGCGAGGACCTCGACTTCCTGGGCGAGGAGGTCACAGCAAGAGCGTTTGTTTCGACATGGGCGAACTTCCACGAGGCAGAGGTGCGTGCCGTCTGGGAGCCCGTCTCGAGCCACCTGCCACTGCTGTCCGACGCCGCATAA
- a CDS encoding DUF2776 family protein produces the protein MNPTISVLFRAIPLAMGAVCLAFGLDVLAAGDDAAHFVAGHVLVALTAICVALFTTAATIIRQLIHRYGRPWEIALPALGYAVALATVGWGISILGRGEEPQFVVAGHVVLGIGFIATCVSTVATASTKFVLIQRSGALGPGGGPPDGAYSRRAGIVLVAIPAVVALAGLVIAGTLYAQGGTHALVAGNVLTGLSVICAALVSLVASVVRQVRNEFGDAERLRWTWWVVAMGTTNVVLGLAVLLGSDDPARIAPGNVLIGLGLVCFSILSKVVLLALVWRRSFPLANRIPLIPVGTALTCLFYAAFLFQATLTGPAFFVPAHVLVGLGAVCFTLFSIVSILEAGTSGASDA, from the coding sequence ATGAACCCGACCATCAGCGTCCTCTTCCGCGCCATCCCGCTCGCGATGGGGGCGGTGTGCCTCGCGTTCGGGCTCGACGTCCTCGCCGCCGGGGACGACGCCGCGCACTTCGTCGCCGGGCACGTCCTCGTCGCCCTCACCGCCATCTGCGTCGCGCTCTTCACGACCGCCGCGACGATCATCCGCCAGCTCATCCACCGCTACGGCCGCCCCTGGGAGATCGCCCTGCCGGCCCTCGGGTACGCCGTCGCGCTCGCCACGGTCGGCTGGGGCATCTCGATCCTCGGACGGGGCGAGGAGCCCCAGTTCGTCGTGGCGGGCCACGTGGTGCTCGGCATTGGGTTCATCGCGACGTGCGTGAGCACCGTGGCCACGGCGTCCACGAAGTTCGTCCTCATCCAGCGCAGCGGCGCGCTGGGACCGGGCGGCGGCCCGCCCGACGGCGCCTACTCCCGGCGGGCCGGGATCGTCCTGGTGGCGATCCCCGCCGTCGTCGCGCTCGCCGGGCTGGTGATCGCCGGCACGCTCTACGCGCAGGGCGGCACGCACGCCCTCGTCGCGGGGAACGTGCTCACCGGGCTGTCCGTCATCTGCGCGGCGCTCGTCTCCCTGGTCGCGAGCGTGGTGCGCCAGGTGCGCAACGAGTTCGGCGACGCCGAGCGCCTCCGCTGGACGTGGTGGGTCGTGGCGATGGGCACGACGAACGTGGTCCTCGGCCTCGCGGTGCTGCTCGGCTCGGACGACCCGGCCCGGATCGCCCCGGGCAACGTCCTCATCGGGCTCGGCCTCGTGTGCTTCAGCATCCTGTCGAAGGTGGTGCTGCTCGCCCTCGTCTGGCGCCGCTCGTTCCCGCTCGCCAACCGCATCCCGCTCATCCCGGTGGGGACCGCGCTGACGTGCCTCTTCTACGCCGCGTTCCTCTTCCAGGCGACGCTAACGGGGCCGGCGTTCTTCGTCCCCGCCCACGTCCTGGTCGGGCTCGGCGCCGTCTGCTTCACCCTGTTCTCGATCGTCTCGATCCTCGAGGCGGGCACGTCGGGCGCGTCGGACGCCTGA